A stretch of Melospiza melodia melodia isolate bMelMel2 chromosome 24, bMelMel2.pri, whole genome shotgun sequence DNA encodes these proteins:
- the EPN3 gene encoding epsin-3 isoform X1: protein MTTSALRRQVKNIVHNYSEAEIKVREATSNDPWGPPSSLMSEIADLTFNTVAFAEVMGMIWRRLNDSGKNWRHVYKALTLLDYLIKTGSEKVTHQCRENLYTIQTLKDFQYVDRDGKDQGINIREKVKQVMALLKDEERLKQERAHALQTKERMALEGMGSGSHQVTYGRRASPYGEDYSRARGSPSSFNSSSSSPRFASDLEQARPQTTGEEELQLQLALAMSREEAEKKPLPPLSSTDEERQLQLALALSKEEHEKEVRTWQGENSLQQRPVEETAPGRDEEQEEDKMKKSQSSILELADIFGPAPAPSSHTSTDPWDMTDMKPKVEPVASAWSGAADPWVPVPDPGGEPLSQASASSQQTPAGPWDFPPSTTAASDPWGKAPMSSGFPPADPWGTASPPAPQGSNSTPAPDPWAAVPEQPPTPAPGGNAFDPFAKPPEPPEQEPSQPPSSAKSSSPVEPDPFGDLFPSTRQDGAKSFDLANLADSLPESGKDRKDCKTPEAFLGPAASSLVNLDSLVAPTPASKTRNPFLSGLSTPSPTNPFSLSEQPKPTLNQMRTSSPVPGLPTGHPANSMTYSASLPLPLSSVPAATAALPASASAFPQAGTFPELPSTLPQPLLPLSGPPAPPSAPGGLNPFL from the exons ATGACAACCTCGGCGCTGCGTCGGCAGGTGAAGAACATCGTGCACAACTACTCAGAGGCAGAGATCAAGGTGCGGGAGGCCACCTCCAATGATCCCTGGGGTCCTCCCAGTTCTCTGATGTCAGAGATCGCCGACCTCACCTTCAACACGGTGGCTTTTGCCGAGGTCATGGGCATGATCTGGCGGCGGCTGAACGACAGCGGCAAGAACTGGCGTCACGTCTACAAAGCCCTCACCCTTCTGGACTACCTCATCAAAACTGGCTCCGAGAAGGTGACCCACCAGTGCCGGGAGAACCTCTACACCATCCAGACGCTGAAGGACTTCCAGTATGTGGACCGTGACGGCAAGGACCAGGGCATCAACATCCGGGAGAAGGTGAAGCAGGTGATGGCGCTGCTGAAGGACGAGGAGCGGCTGAAGCAGGAACGGGCGCACGCGCTGCAGACCAAGGAGCGCATGGCCCTGGAGGGCATGGGCAGCGGCAGCCACCAGGTCACCTACGGCCGCCGGGCATCACCCTACGGTGAAGATTACAGCCGGGCACGGGGCTCACCCTCCTCATTCAACT CATCATCCTCATCCCCACGGTTTGCCTCTGACCTGGAGCAAGCACGGCCCCAGACGACaggagaggaggagctgcagctgcagctggcactggccaTGAGTCGGGAGGAGGCAGAGAAG AAGCCACTTCCTCCACTTTCCAGTACAGACGAAGAAAGGCAATTGCAGCTCGCGCTCGCGCTGAGCAAAGAGGAGCACGAGAAG gaagTGAGGACCTGGCAAGGGGAGAACTCCCTGCAGCAGAGACCTGTGGAGGAgactgccccaggcagggacgAAGAGCAAGAAGAAGATAAGATGAAGAAAAGCCAG TCTTCTATTCTGGAGCTGGCAGATATATTTGGGCCGGCGCCAGCCCCCTCCAGCCACACGTCTACTGACCCATGGGATATGACAG ATATGAAACCCAAAGTGGAGCCGGTGGCCTCTGCCTGGAGCGGTGCAGCGGATCCCTGGGTGCCGGTGCCGGACCCTGGTGGGGAGCCCCTCTCCCAGGCGAGCGCCTCATCCCAGCAAACCCCTGCTGGGCCCTGGGACTTTCCCCCCAGCACCACTGCAGCCTCTGACCCCTGGGGGAAGGCACCGATGTCTTCTGGCTTCCCTCCTGCAGATCCCTGGGGAACAGcatcccccccagccccccagggCTCCAATTCTACACCAGCTCCTGACCCTTGGgctgctgtgcctgagcagcCTCCAACCCCTG CTCCAGGGGGGAATGCTTTTGACCCGTTTGCAAAGCCGCCCGAGCCGCCGGAGCAGGAGCCCTCGCAGCCGCCCTCCTCGGCCAAGTCCAGCAGCCCTGTGG AGCCCGACCCCTTTGGCGACCTGTTCCCCAGCACCAGGCAGGATGGGGCAAAGAGCTTCGACCTTGCCAACCTGGCTGACTCCCTGCCTGAATCCGGCAAGGATCGGAAGGACTGTAAAACTCCCGAGGCCTTCCTTGGCCCTGCCGCCTCCTCCCTGGTCAACCTGGACTCCCTGGTCGCACCTACTCCAGCCTCCAAGACCCGCAACCCCTTTCTCTCGG GTCTGAGCACGCCGtcccccaccaaccccttcagccTCTCCGAACAGCCCAAGCCGACTCTGAACCAGATGCGGACCAGCTCGCCAGTGCCCGGCCTGCCCACCGGCCACCCCGCCAACTCCATGACCTACAGCGCATCCCTGCCGCTGCCCCTCAGCAGCGTCCCCGCTGCCACCGCTGCCCTCCCCGCCTCCGCCAGTGCCTTTCCGCAGGCT
- the EPN3 gene encoding epsin-3 isoform X3 — translation MTTSALRRQVKNIVHNYSEAEIKVREATSNDPWGPPSSLMSEIADLTFNTVAFAEVMGMIWRRLNDSGKNWRHVYKALTLLDYLIKTGSEKVTHQCRENLYTIQTLKDFQYVDRDGKDQGINIREKVKQVMALLKDEERLKQERAHALQTKERMALEGMGSGSHQVTYGRRASPYGEDYSRARGSPSSFNSSSSSPRFASDLEQARPQTTGEEELQLQLALAMSREEAEKKPLPPLSSTDEERQLQLALALSKEEHEKEVRTWQGENSLQQRPVEETAPGRDEEQEEDKMKKSQSSILELADIFGPAPAPSSHTSTDPWDMTDMKPKVEPVASAWSGAADPWVPVPDPGGEPLSQASASSQQTPAGPWDFPPSTTAASDPWGKAPMSSGFPPADPWGTASPPAPQGSNSTPAPDPWAAVPEQPPTPEPDPFGDLFPSTRQDGAKSFDLANLADSLPESGKDRKDCKTPEAFLGPAASSLVNLDSLVAPTPASKTRNPFLSGLSTPSPTNPFSLSEQPKPTLNQMRTSSPVPGLPTGHPANSMTYSASLPLPLSSVPAATAALPASASAFPQAGTFPELPSTLPQPLLPLSGPPAPPSAPGGLNPFL, via the exons ATGACAACCTCGGCGCTGCGTCGGCAGGTGAAGAACATCGTGCACAACTACTCAGAGGCAGAGATCAAGGTGCGGGAGGCCACCTCCAATGATCCCTGGGGTCCTCCCAGTTCTCTGATGTCAGAGATCGCCGACCTCACCTTCAACACGGTGGCTTTTGCCGAGGTCATGGGCATGATCTGGCGGCGGCTGAACGACAGCGGCAAGAACTGGCGTCACGTCTACAAAGCCCTCACCCTTCTGGACTACCTCATCAAAACTGGCTCCGAGAAGGTGACCCACCAGTGCCGGGAGAACCTCTACACCATCCAGACGCTGAAGGACTTCCAGTATGTGGACCGTGACGGCAAGGACCAGGGCATCAACATCCGGGAGAAGGTGAAGCAGGTGATGGCGCTGCTGAAGGACGAGGAGCGGCTGAAGCAGGAACGGGCGCACGCGCTGCAGACCAAGGAGCGCATGGCCCTGGAGGGCATGGGCAGCGGCAGCCACCAGGTCACCTACGGCCGCCGGGCATCACCCTACGGTGAAGATTACAGCCGGGCACGGGGCTCACCCTCCTCATTCAACT CATCATCCTCATCCCCACGGTTTGCCTCTGACCTGGAGCAAGCACGGCCCCAGACGACaggagaggaggagctgcagctgcagctggcactggccaTGAGTCGGGAGGAGGCAGAGAAG AAGCCACTTCCTCCACTTTCCAGTACAGACGAAGAAAGGCAATTGCAGCTCGCGCTCGCGCTGAGCAAAGAGGAGCACGAGAAG gaagTGAGGACCTGGCAAGGGGAGAACTCCCTGCAGCAGAGACCTGTGGAGGAgactgccccaggcagggacgAAGAGCAAGAAGAAGATAAGATGAAGAAAAGCCAG TCTTCTATTCTGGAGCTGGCAGATATATTTGGGCCGGCGCCAGCCCCCTCCAGCCACACGTCTACTGACCCATGGGATATGACAG ATATGAAACCCAAAGTGGAGCCGGTGGCCTCTGCCTGGAGCGGTGCAGCGGATCCCTGGGTGCCGGTGCCGGACCCTGGTGGGGAGCCCCTCTCCCAGGCGAGCGCCTCATCCCAGCAAACCCCTGCTGGGCCCTGGGACTTTCCCCCCAGCACCACTGCAGCCTCTGACCCCTGGGGGAAGGCACCGATGTCTTCTGGCTTCCCTCCTGCAGATCCCTGGGGAACAGcatcccccccagccccccagggCTCCAATTCTACACCAGCTCCTGACCCTTGGgctgctgtgcctgagcagcCTCCAACCCCTG AGCCCGACCCCTTTGGCGACCTGTTCCCCAGCACCAGGCAGGATGGGGCAAAGAGCTTCGACCTTGCCAACCTGGCTGACTCCCTGCCTGAATCCGGCAAGGATCGGAAGGACTGTAAAACTCCCGAGGCCTTCCTTGGCCCTGCCGCCTCCTCCCTGGTCAACCTGGACTCCCTGGTCGCACCTACTCCAGCCTCCAAGACCCGCAACCCCTTTCTCTCGG GTCTGAGCACGCCGtcccccaccaaccccttcagccTCTCCGAACAGCCCAAGCCGACTCTGAACCAGATGCGGACCAGCTCGCCAGTGCCCGGCCTGCCCACCGGCCACCCCGCCAACTCCATGACCTACAGCGCATCCCTGCCGCTGCCCCTCAGCAGCGTCCCCGCTGCCACCGCTGCCCTCCCCGCCTCCGCCAGTGCCTTTCCGCAGGCT
- the EPN3 gene encoding epsin-3 isoform X2, with product MTTSALRRQVKNIVHNYSEAEIKVREATSNDPWGPPSSLMSEIADLTFNTVAFAEVMGMIWRRLNDSGKNWRHVYKALTLLDYLIKTGSEKVTHQCRENLYTIQTLKDFQYVDRDGKDQGINIREKVKQVMALLKDEERLKQERAHALQTKERMALEGMGSGSHQVTYGRRASPYGEDYSRARGSPSSFNSSSSSPRFASDLEQARPQTTGEEELQLQLALAMSREEAEKEVRTWQGENSLQQRPVEETAPGRDEEQEEDKMKKSQSSILELADIFGPAPAPSSHTSTDPWDMTDMKPKVEPVASAWSGAADPWVPVPDPGGEPLSQASASSQQTPAGPWDFPPSTTAASDPWGKAPMSSGFPPADPWGTASPPAPQGSNSTPAPDPWAAVPEQPPTPAPGGNAFDPFAKPPEPPEQEPSQPPSSAKSSSPVEPDPFGDLFPSTRQDGAKSFDLANLADSLPESGKDRKDCKTPEAFLGPAASSLVNLDSLVAPTPASKTRNPFLSGLSTPSPTNPFSLSEQPKPTLNQMRTSSPVPGLPTGHPANSMTYSASLPLPLSSVPAATAALPASASAFPQAGTFPELPSTLPQPLLPLSGPPAPPSAPGGLNPFL from the exons ATGACAACCTCGGCGCTGCGTCGGCAGGTGAAGAACATCGTGCACAACTACTCAGAGGCAGAGATCAAGGTGCGGGAGGCCACCTCCAATGATCCCTGGGGTCCTCCCAGTTCTCTGATGTCAGAGATCGCCGACCTCACCTTCAACACGGTGGCTTTTGCCGAGGTCATGGGCATGATCTGGCGGCGGCTGAACGACAGCGGCAAGAACTGGCGTCACGTCTACAAAGCCCTCACCCTTCTGGACTACCTCATCAAAACTGGCTCCGAGAAGGTGACCCACCAGTGCCGGGAGAACCTCTACACCATCCAGACGCTGAAGGACTTCCAGTATGTGGACCGTGACGGCAAGGACCAGGGCATCAACATCCGGGAGAAGGTGAAGCAGGTGATGGCGCTGCTGAAGGACGAGGAGCGGCTGAAGCAGGAACGGGCGCACGCGCTGCAGACCAAGGAGCGCATGGCCCTGGAGGGCATGGGCAGCGGCAGCCACCAGGTCACCTACGGCCGCCGGGCATCACCCTACGGTGAAGATTACAGCCGGGCACGGGGCTCACCCTCCTCATTCAACT CATCATCCTCATCCCCACGGTTTGCCTCTGACCTGGAGCAAGCACGGCCCCAGACGACaggagaggaggagctgcagctgcagctggcactggccaTGAGTCGGGAGGAGGCAGAGAAG gaagTGAGGACCTGGCAAGGGGAGAACTCCCTGCAGCAGAGACCTGTGGAGGAgactgccccaggcagggacgAAGAGCAAGAAGAAGATAAGATGAAGAAAAGCCAG TCTTCTATTCTGGAGCTGGCAGATATATTTGGGCCGGCGCCAGCCCCCTCCAGCCACACGTCTACTGACCCATGGGATATGACAG ATATGAAACCCAAAGTGGAGCCGGTGGCCTCTGCCTGGAGCGGTGCAGCGGATCCCTGGGTGCCGGTGCCGGACCCTGGTGGGGAGCCCCTCTCCCAGGCGAGCGCCTCATCCCAGCAAACCCCTGCTGGGCCCTGGGACTTTCCCCCCAGCACCACTGCAGCCTCTGACCCCTGGGGGAAGGCACCGATGTCTTCTGGCTTCCCTCCTGCAGATCCCTGGGGAACAGcatcccccccagccccccagggCTCCAATTCTACACCAGCTCCTGACCCTTGGgctgctgtgcctgagcagcCTCCAACCCCTG CTCCAGGGGGGAATGCTTTTGACCCGTTTGCAAAGCCGCCCGAGCCGCCGGAGCAGGAGCCCTCGCAGCCGCCCTCCTCGGCCAAGTCCAGCAGCCCTGTGG AGCCCGACCCCTTTGGCGACCTGTTCCCCAGCACCAGGCAGGATGGGGCAAAGAGCTTCGACCTTGCCAACCTGGCTGACTCCCTGCCTGAATCCGGCAAGGATCGGAAGGACTGTAAAACTCCCGAGGCCTTCCTTGGCCCTGCCGCCTCCTCCCTGGTCAACCTGGACTCCCTGGTCGCACCTACTCCAGCCTCCAAGACCCGCAACCCCTTTCTCTCGG GTCTGAGCACGCCGtcccccaccaaccccttcagccTCTCCGAACAGCCCAAGCCGACTCTGAACCAGATGCGGACCAGCTCGCCAGTGCCCGGCCTGCCCACCGGCCACCCCGCCAACTCCATGACCTACAGCGCATCCCTGCCGCTGCCCCTCAGCAGCGTCCCCGCTGCCACCGCTGCCCTCCCCGCCTCCGCCAGTGCCTTTCCGCAGGCT
- the MYCBPAP gene encoding MYCBP-associated protein, protein MLNLLFVATLKRNNPKTQFSWKSLTSKKEKTLEQPYSTTVEEPEPEPKPKPELVPYVLQGEDIQALEIRAEDLEKLHAPRLARRAARIPVRRNYLVRKSRPKEVAHLVAHPVPPKAPMGPLTFPGSRQFDDGCEEILPHHILGSLQELRTEALAKRNTRLADAIKVPHPDVTAAALEEEHGGEEKEKAHQAQLTEHKAFQNWSHHMTMRKKQEKHLGEILHKPENELLMNMSDNYRQIQEERDLIDRSLPALFPGKGYRVGSEFWNLPEQIGDELTGLSLTLTRTECGHPEPLTHVGKPRTVQRETGLKPPKKIPCHLNWDKSLFLKHRRQELQSLLEELGFYKPDLEGLEVIGRGQPFTSVSSKAFLPTTISEEIEIPSDSLGDSFTEVPEAEKVPSLVFCGEPARWIKGITACRKEIGIAARLTFETLAGEKAESFLTVTNDGRASIWYHWMRLPQQIPSRETRGRRVPCFYFDTRPGVILPGETLRFSFIFKSERAGIFSEPWEFRTHPLLLGGALLQVTLWGIAVYEDKLAVFREKLESELAAREGAAIVRECVNDLLKPIRTPERTPSPVDACVTEEELFHRINPKLHYQHQVVKQLHKLWRQHLTVPSALEEEVPLEQRSPAEDMECQESTSEPPCVLSSTTELPCGKHASEDAPREKSTEEEEAGPSGWNLSLDDFKQAIMSISGEEQQEEALTQLNKAALQLCVEQRPTQLDLLYPLCLQLWRGAIDDLVSHSLRLRSVLGLVKKDIYAEAVPEETEEVKQGGAKKGGKEDKIATKKEEKKDKEGKKSRATSGKEKAAMKGAESVRGRHEKHKVKEVKEVKEEAATPAVAAEPVQEQVDPVSLEAYREKLYIEVYRLLDSMVSKMVSLFEDLKERHALKWE, encoded by the exons ATGCTGAATTTATTGTTTGTTGCAACCTTAAAGAGAAATAATCCCAAAACACAGTTCAGCTGGAAATCATTAACCA GCAAGAAGGAAAAGACTTTGGAACAACCCTATTCAACAACTGTAGaagagcctgagcctgagcccaaGCCTAAGCCTGAGCTTGTTCCATATGTTCTGCAAGGAGAGGACATCCAGGCACTTGAAATAAGGGCGGAGGACCTGGAGAAA ctccatgCTCCACGCCTCGCCCGCCGTGCCGCCAGAATTCCGGTGCGGAGGAATTACCTGGTCCGAAAATCCCGGCCCAAGGAGGTGGCACATCTTGTGGCACACCCTGTTCCCCCCAAGGCACCCATGGGACCCCTGACTTTTCCTG GATCAAGACAGTTTGATGATGGCTGTGAAGAGATCCTCCCTCATCACATCTTGGGAAGTCTCCAGGAGTTAAGGACGGAAGCCTTGGCCAAAAGAAACACTCGG CTAGCAGATGCTATTAAGGTTCCTCATCCAGATGTTACTGCAGCAGCTTTAGAAGAGGAACATGgaggagaggagaaagaaaaggcACATCAGGCCCAACTAACAGAGCACAAAGCTTTCCAGAACTGGAGCCATCATATGACCATGAGGAAAAAGCAGGAGAAACACCTAGGAG AAATTCTTCACAAGCCAGAGAATGAATTGCTGATGAACATGTCAGACAATTACAGGCAAATCCAGGAAGAACGTGACCTCATTGACCggagcctccctgccctgtttCCTGGAAAG GGATACCGAGTGGGAAGCGAGTTCTGGAACCTTCCTGAGCAAATTGGGGATGAACTCACCGGGCTGAGCCTGACCCTGACCCGGACTGAATGTGGGCACCCAGAGCCACTCACTCATGTGGGCAAACCCCGAACTGTCCAGAGGGAAACAG GCCTGAAGCCTCCAAAGAAGATTCCTTGTCACCTAAACTGGGATAAGAGTCTTTTCCTGAAACATCGACGGCAGGAGCTGCAATCtctcctggaggagctgggcttttATAAGCCG GATCTGGAAGGACTGGAGGTGATTGGGAGAGGGCAGCCTTTCACATCTGTCTCAAGTAAGGCTTTTCTACCTACCACCATTTCTGAGGAGATTGAGATCCC CAGTGATTCCTTAGGTGACTCCTTCACTGAGGTTCCAGAAGCTGAAAAGGTTCCATCTTTAGTTTTCTGTGGCGAGCCTGCTCGTTGGATCAAGGGCATCACTGCTTGCAGG AAGGAAATTGGTATTGCTGCCCGCCTCACCTTTGAGACTCTGGCTGGTGAGAAGGCTGAAAGCTTCCTGACAGTGACCAATGATGGCAGAGCTTCCATTTGGTACCACTGgatgaggcttccccagcagatCCCCTCCAGAGAAACCAGGGGGAGGAGAGTGCCTTGCTTTTACTTTGATACCAGACCAG GTGTAATTTTGCCTGGAGAAActctgaggttttcttttattttcaagtCAGAGAGAGCAGGCATTTTCAGCGAGCCCTGGGAATTTAGGACACATCCCCTGTTATTAGGAGGAGCTCTGCTTCAGGTGACCCTTTGGGGAATTGCTGTGTATGAGGATAAATTGGCTGTCTTCAGAGAGAAATTGGAG AGTGAGCTGGCTGCTCGAGAAGGTGCTGCCATAGTGAGAGAATGTGTGAATGACCTTCTTAAGCCAATTCGGACGCCCGAGCGCACGCCATCTCCTGTGGATGCCTGTGTCACAGAGGAGGAGCTGTTCCACAGGATAAATCCCAAG TTGCATTATCAGCATCAAGTGGTAAAGCAGCTGCATAAACTATGGAGACAGCACCTGACTGTGCCTTCAGCGTTGGAGGAGGAAGTGCCCTTGGAGCAGAGGAGCCCTGCAGAGGACATGGAGTGCCAGGAGAGCACCTCAGAGCCTCCCTGTGTCCTGAGCAGCACCACTGAGCTCCCGTGTGGGAAGCATGCATCAGAGGATGCTCCAAGGGAAAAGAGCacagaggaggaagaagcaggtCCTTCAGGATGGAACCTTTCCCTCGATGACTTTAAACAG GCTATAATGTCAATCTCcggggaggagcagcaggaagaaGCACTGACCCAGCTCAATaaggcagctctgcagctttGTGTTGAACAGAGGCCAACTCAGTTAGACCTTCTGTATCCACTCTG CCTCCAGCTGTGGCGTGGAGCAATTGATGACTTGGTGAGTCACTCTCTGAGGCTGAGATCCGTGCTTGGTTTGGTTAAGAAGGACATCTATGCAGAAGCTGTTCCAGAGGAAACAG AGGAAGTAAAGCAAGGAGGagcaaaaaaaggaggaaaggaagacAAAATAGCTactaagaaagaagagaaaaaggataaagaaggcaaaaaaagtaGAGCGACATCAGGAAAGGAGAAAGCA GCCATGAAAGGAGCAGAGTCCGTCAGAGGAAGACATGAGAAGCACAAGGTGAAAGAGGTGAAAGAGGTGAAAGAGGAAGCTGCaactccagctgtggcagcagaacCTGTTCAGGAGCAGGTGGACCCCGTTTCACTTGAAGCATACCGGGAAAAGCTCTACATTGAA GTTTACAGGCTGCTGGATTCAATGGTGAGCAAAATGGTGTCGTTATTTGAGGATCTGAAGGAGCGACATGCTCTGAAGTGGGAGTGA
- the RSAD1 gene encoding radical S-adenosyl methionine domain-containing protein 1, mitochondrial, producing the protein MAAARGWPRGLAAAAGALPGGGGPGRAPAPAPDTAAPATAALYVHWPYCRKRCSYCNFNTYVVPAVDEAAVRACLVREAQTLLRLSQVHSVTSVFFGGGTPSLASPGTVAAVLEAVAGAAHLPAGAEVTLEANPSSTSASVLDGFRAAGVNRLSIGVQSLDDAELRMLGREHTAAEARKAVEAARGLFPGRTSIDLLFGLPGQSRDAWAQRLEATLRLCDDHISLYQLTLERGTALAAQVRAGALPAPPQDLLADMYHTARSVLGAAGFRHYEVSNFARKGALSTHNLSYWRAEQYIGVGPGAHGRFVLRAEGGCSREARVQTPEPVAWMREVQSRGHGTRSRAVLSPLEQLEELLTLGLRTDEGITHERWGHFSPQLSLQAVFEGPGEARALQQEGWLVLDSGGLRCTWAGLAVLDSLLPALLWQLQRVLGAARRPPRGAPAEERAGGGARGL; encoded by the exons atggcggcggcgcggggctggCCGCGGGGGCTGGCGGCTGCCGCTGGGGCGCTGCCCGGCGGGGGCGGCCCGGGacgagccccggccccggccccggacaCGGCCGCCCCCGCCACGGCCGCGCTCTACGTGCAC TGGCCCTACTGCCGCAAGCGCTGCTCCTACTGCAACTTCAACACGTACGTGGTGCCGGCGGTGGACGAGGCGGCCGTGCGCGCCTGCCTGGTGCGGGAGGCACAGACCCTGCTCCGCCTCAGCCAGGTGCACAG CGTCACCTCCGTCTTCTTCGGCGGGGgcacccccagcctggccagcccCGGCACTGTTGCGGCGGTGCTGGAGGCGGTGGCGGGGGCTGCCCACCTTCCGGCTGGGGCTGAGGTCACGCTGGAGGCCAACCCCAGCTCCACCAGCGCATCTGTCCTTGACGGCTTCAGGGCAGCTGGGGTCAACCGCCTCTCCATCGGCGTCCAG TCTCTGGATGACGCCGAGCTGAGGATGCTGGGCCGGGAGCACACGGCGGCAGAGGCACGGAAGGCTGTGGAAGCGGCTCGGGGGCTCTTCCCTGGCCGAACCTCCATCGACCTCCTGTTCGGGCTGCCGGGACAGAGCCGGGACGCCTGGGCCCAGCGGCTGGAGGCGACCCTGAGGCTCTGCGATGACCACATCTCCCTGTACCAGCTGACGCTGGAGCGGGGCACGGCTCTGGCAGCGCAGGTCCGGGCCGGGGCCCTGCCCGCACCCCCCCAGGATCTGCTGGCTGACATGTACCACACGGCCCGGAGTGTGCTGGGGGCCGCCGGCTTCCGCCACTACGAGGTCTCCAATTTTGCGCGGAAG GGCGCCCTCAGCACCCACAACCTCTCATACTGGCGGGCTGAGCAGTACATCGGTGTGGGGCCAG gggcacacGGGCGCTTCGTGCTGCGGGCTGAGGGCGGCTGCAGCCGGGAAGCTCGAGTGCAGACCCCGGAGCCTGTCGCCTGGATGCGGGAGGTGCAGAGCCGGGGACACGGCACCAGGAGCCGGGCGGTGCTGAGCCCGCTGGAGCA gctggaggagctgctcaccCTGGGACTGCGCACAGATGAAGGCATCACACACGAG CGCTGGGGGCACTTCTCTCcgcagctcagcctgcaggccGTGTTTGAGGGGCCGGGGGAGGCTCGGGCACTGCAGCAGGAGGGCTGGCTTGTCCTGGACAGCGG TGGCCTGCGGTGCACCTGGGCCGGCCTGGCCGTGCTGGACTCGCTGCTGCCCGCCCTGCTCTGGCAGCTGCAGCGGGTGCTGGGCGCTGCCCGGCGCCCACCGAGGGGAGCCCCGGCCGAGGAACGAGCCGGTGGCGGGGCGCGAGGGTTGTAA